The Alnus glutinosa chromosome 1, dhAlnGlut1.1, whole genome shotgun sequence region atagAGCCTAATTAAATTCGAAaacctaaaaaattataataaaaaaaaaacgaaataaaaacactttgcagtacaaataatacaaaacaataaCTTTTGTCTAGTAAACGTTAGAATTGcgaaattttcatgaaatataaaattgtaGCGCTCTGaataagctttccaatgccactaagtttgtctcaatccgatgacaaatatatatatatatatatatatgatttttgaagtaaaatgagtctaacaaaaaattgataagaCTGACTCGCATCATAAACTCTAATGGTTTGAATAGTAAACCCGAATACAAGTATCAAAAAAGAGTAGATTCTTCAAAAATTAGGAGCCTGACTTGAAGTAGTGCAGAGTAGATTCTTCAAAAATTAGGAGCCTGACTTGAAGTAGTGCAAGCTTCCCAGCAAGTTCGCTAGTCAAGAGTAGTTGGAGCATGTTATTAATGGCGAAATGTTCACTTTGAATTGAAACTTTGCATGGGAAGATGATTTCGTGGAAATCTAAAAAAGGGTAGCTGGTTAATTACAGTAATACTGTCGAGAATTCCAGCCCATCAAGCTAGAATGGTTCTAATGGGACCCTTTTGCATTGAATGTCTTTTCTTAGAAATAACATAACCATTCAGTAGTACCGGTCATTAACATGACATTGATCAACGACAACACATACAAAATAATTGGTCTCAACCTTGACTCCCACTCCACACGTTCAACCTTGACTCCCATTCCACACGTCTATATATCTTTCTTATTGAGAGATCCATAAGAAATAATTGGAGCTATTCAATTTCATACAGACAAGGTGAGAAATATTGGGTGTAGTGAAGGTAGTTGTTGTTATGACACTGGAAGAGGAAGATGATAATATATTGTGATTGGATAAagtaatggttttttttttttttttttttttttttttttttttttttgtaatgtgctttgataccatgacgtacttatttattacatgttACCCATTCATGGAATCATTCCGTAGTCGAACTAAAATTAATACACTCTTACTTTGtttactactttttttttctttaataacctgatttaattatatgatatatcatttttgtaccttgtgagaTTTTATCTCACCTAATACAAAACAAAGTTTTAGTAAATACTACTAAAACACTCATGCTCGAGCTTTAGGATAATTATTCCCATTAAATCTtcatcaatataaaaaatatatatatattttacattaatatttttattttgtgaataaaaattaatttttataggttaatattattgaatgaaaatataaaaaacatttgtgattttctgtacgcgctaaacgctgaaaaatattttctaccgaaaataaaaatattttacgtaagaaaacattttaaaatatacaaagaaaCACCACAATACGGATATTACAAGCCACAATTCACGTGAGATCATGGGCTGATTTCCTCCATCGGAGcaagagaaacaaaataaatatattaaaaaaaaattaaaaaaaaaaaaccaaacatttataatataatacaagAATACAAGAATAACGTCAGTCACAAATGGTTCTAATGAAACCCTCTAACTGTACGTTGCATTGAATGTACGTCTTTACTTTAGAAATAACAACGTACTGTCCCCGCCAagactaatataatataatacacaTTCAATCCAATCAAaaccaaattaatttttgcaatttgaTGATTAATTTCCAATCAAGAATTCATAACGTGAGTCACGATGCAATTTGatgttttctttctaaaattaaTGCGGAATACACAACTCTCTTTCCGTGTGCGTGCCTTGAGAAATTAAGCTCAACACAATGTTGACAACCTACAACGGACTCCACATTATATTCAACGTCGTCGTCAAGTCGTCAACACGTACAAAATAACACTCCCACCTACTCCACACATCTATCTTTCTTATATATTAAAGCCAGTCCTGACCAAATATATTatacaatcaatcaatcaatcattaTACAGTCCTTGTAATTAATCATGGTCTTCCTTGCATGGGCTACCTGTTTCTTATTCTTCTATGCAGCTCACTTTGTTGCAGCATCTCAATCCTCAGCACTACAACTGGAAGCAAACGCTTTGCTGGCGACTGGGTGGTGGAGAAGCATCAATTACACCAACAATATCTCAAGTCGTTGCGAGTGGCTTGGTATTACTTGCAATGTTGCTGGAAGTGTCACAGAGATTGACATGAGCTCTAGTACTCGTTTCTATTTGGAAGGAGGTGAGATGTCACAATTCAACCTCTCTTGCTTTCCAAATTTAGTCCGCCTTGATCTTTGTAACACTGGACTTCAGGGGAGTATTCCAGTCGAGATAGGTACTCTATCCAAACTCACCTACCTTGATCTGTCATATAATGCTCTGACAGGTGAGTTGCCACTTTCAGTTACAAACCTCACCCAATTAGTGATGTTTAACGTTTCTTTTAATCAAATCATTGGATCAATCCCTACTTCTCTTTCGCTTTTAATCCATCTCACCCATTTCGATTTGTATcacaatcaaatcaatggttcTATCTCTTCCACTTTGgataatttaactaatttgaaaGTTTTGAATCTTGCTTTCAATCAAATCACtggtccaatcccttccactttgagtgatttaactaatttgaaaGTTTTGTCTCTTTattccaatcaaatcaatggtccaatcccttccactttgggtaatttaactaatttgaaatatttgtatcttgattccaatcaaatcaatggttcCATTCCCCCAGAAATAGGAAACATGAAGAATTTGACTATGTTGTACCTCTCGAATAACAGTCTCATtggtccaatcccttccactttgggtaatttaactaatttggaatatttgtatcttgattccaatcaaatcaatggtttaatcccttccactttgggtaATTTAACTCGTTTGAGAGAATTGTGTCTTCAatccaatcaaatcaatggtccaatcccttccaTTTTGGGtgatttaactaatttgaaaGTTTTGTCTCTTTATTCCAATCAAATCACtggtccaatcccttccactttgagtaatttaactaatttgaaaAGATTGTATCTTCATTCCAATCAAATCAACGGTTCCATTCCCCCAGAACTAGGAAACCTTCATTCGTTGGAAAATCTTAACCTTAGTCATAACTTTATTAGTGGAGAAGCACCTGTTGAACTTGGGTCTATTGACAATTTACGAAGCTTAGAtctcagctccaataatcttatCGGCAATATTCCCAATAGTTACAGTTCTATTCAAACAATCAACTTGTCGTACAATTCTTTGTGCGGTAACTTCACGGGTTTCCCTCTTTGCCCACCAACTCGTAACAAATCAATTGTAACCAAAGCAAAAATTTGTGTTCCCATCGCCATTTCCCTTGGATTCTTAATTGTTGGGGGCTTTCTCCTATGTCGACGCATGGTCAAGAAACCCCACTTTgaatcaagaaaagaaacaaagcatGGGAACTTGTTCTCGATATGGAATTATGATGGACATATTGCATATGAAGACATCATTGAAGCAACCGAGGactttgatataaaatattgtATTGGAGTCGGTGGTTATGGCAGCGTTTACAAAGCAAAATTACCTGGTGGAAAAGTAATTGCCTTGAAGAAACTTCATCGATTGGAGGCTGAGAACCTAACTTTTGATATGAGTTTCAGAAACGAGGTAAAAGTGTTAACAGAGGTTCGCCATCGAAACATTATAAAACTTCATGGGTTCTGTTTACATAAGCGATGCATGTTTTTGGTTTACGAGTACATGGAAAATGGAAGCCTATTTTGTATCCTAAATAATGATGTTGAAGCAATAGAATTGGATTGGAGCAAGAGATTAAACATCATCAAAGGCACTGCCCACGCTTTATCTTACATGCATCATGAATGCATTCCAGCAATTGTTCATCGAGATATAACaagcaacaatattttattgaacAATAAACTAGAGGCTTTTGTCTCTGACTTTGGCACAGCTAAGCTCCTTGATCCTGATTCCTCCAACCAAACATTAGTTGCCGGCACTTACGGTTACATTGCTCCAGGTAAACTATTCTTTTTCTTACAATAAATtatgtctttatttatttatttagttctACCTATTATTCTAAAAGAAAGTATTAGCCATGTAGAACAAATGTCTTTCCTAATATTTGTGATAGTAGGGTTACCTTGTCATTTGCTATTTGAATCAATTCATGCATGATCGCGAACAACCACTTTCACTATAGAATGTTTATACAATGACAAGTTTTgaccaacttttttttattgaaaaatatacaaaaggaaaaaggaaaagaaataaaaaattaaaaatatgtttttacatttttaataatttttctttttttgtttgttcttttatatatatatatatgtgtgtgtgcagAGTTGGCATATACAATGAAAGTTACCGAAAAATGCgatgtttatagctttggaGTTGTGGCACTGGAAATAATAATGGGAAGACATCCAACGGAACTCTTGGCTTCATTATCATCATCGTCTTCTCAAAACATGATGTTACATGAAATATTAGACCAATGTTTGCCACCTCCCAATCATTTGGTTCAACAAGATATTTTCCTTGTCGCTTCAATAGCATTTGCATGTCTCCACGAAAAACCAaagtctcggcctacaatgaaATGCGTGTCTCAAGAATTTCTTTCTCAGAAGAAGCCAATAGCCAAGCCTTTACAAGCACTTTCATTATGGCAGCTAAGGAACCAAAAAATGTATATGATTTGATCGGGGAAAGATCCCCAATTATGAAGTGTTTGTTTTAAGGCAGAGGATCATGCAATTTGTAGAACTTATATACTTATAATAAATGTTGTCTATGAGAATTGTAATGCCATGAATTATGTGTATGTCCatataaaatcatataaaacGTTAACCTTAACCTCGTATAAGCAAACAATCCATAACTAAACAACAAATTTCCTAAATAATCCTACAGTCAAATCGGGAAAACAACATAATCGAAACTTCCACCAAAACTTGTTTGAATTACAAAACACCTCAATCTCCGAGCATTTTTAAGCCTCCTCACTTCACATCTCTCTTCCCATGCCAGTTTTTCTTCTAACCTTTAACCGCCCTTTTGAGTGAAGTGGTGAATCCTACGGATTTGAGCTTTAGGATAAACTTGGTTGTAATGGGCTCCCTCAAATTCCACTTCCCTCGAGTGGGTCTTCTCAAAAACGCCTCGAAACCCTACCCACGCTCTTCAGTGGTGACCAGGGGCGGACCCAAAAAGCCTCTGTGGAGGAAAAGCGTGCTATCCTCCGAAGCCATTCAAGCAGTCCATTCCTTGAAGCTAGCCAGATCATCCGCACCTAGATTGCAACAGGTTTTCAATGCCAGCCTCACCAGGCTGTTGAAGGCAGACTTGTTGGACACCTTGGCTGAGCTCCAAAGACAAAATCATTTGGACTTGGCCCTTCAGGTATTTTGTTAAGATGGTCAACATTCGAATCACTGATTTCCTGACTGTTTTAGAACCTTGTAGAACTCTGTTCTTTACGAACTACAAATATTATGAAACTAGGCTTGTGTGAATGTCATGTTAATTTGCTTCCTTTcaatgttcttttccttttggggCCTTCATAAGTATTAAATTGCTGGAATTACAATGtggataaattataataattcaaaactttaattatttGAAACTAATTACACCAAGAAGAAACTGCATTGTttgtttttgagtatttttgtcattagataATGTATCTGCTTGCAAAAATTTTGTTCAGGATcctaaaaagtaagaaaaatcgGGAATACTCTCTTAAGAAAATGAGGAAATGTATCTGTGAGATTTTCGATTGAGTTGCCTCCCATGTTGTATGATATCAATGGCTTTGACATTATTGTAAACAGGTTGAGTGGTTTGCCAAAACAGAtgcacaaattaaataattattgctTTAGGAAATATCTTTTAGCATTTGAAAATGGACTAGCTGGTTCCTTGTCCTTCCTGTGCAACTGGCCAGTTTACCAATTTCCAAGATGCTTGTTCCAATCAAGAAAGCTGTATGACTAAGTTCTGGCCTACCGTTAACGTACTGTTACGTTTCTTTGATTGCCCAATTTTTTGTGTTAGTTGAATATCCGTTCTTTGGAATTTGTATTTTATCTGAGAAGTATAAATCAGGTTTTAGGTGTTCCAATTTGTGCGCAAGGAAGAGTGGTATGAACCAGATTTGCTCATTTACTGTGACATGATTCTATTGTTGGGAAAGAACAAATTGCTTGAAATGGCTGAAGAGCTCCTTTCTGAACTAAAGAAAGAAGGCTTAGAACCCAGCACAAGGGCTTTTGCTGAGATGATTGGAGCGTACATGCAACTGGGTATGATAGAAAAGGCAATGGAGACATATGAATCGATGAAGGCATCAAGTTGTGCCCCAGATAGGTTAACGTTTATGATATTGATAAGAAACCTTGAGAAGGCTGGGAAAGAAGAAGTACCAGCAGTGGTAAAGAAGGAATGTGCTGAATATGTTGATTCTCCTGAGAAATTCCTTGAAGAAGTCGAACAGAAATATGTAAGGAATTTAAGTCTTTATGCACTCATGCTCATCATTTTTTGCTCTACAGCACAAGCCAAGGTAATTTTTCCTATGTCTCTTTATTAATATAGGGAAACAAAGCTGCATTCTCTGACTGTTATATGAAGGAAAATCCACATCAGGGCAGAAGTATGGGAAAAACACTATCTCACTGCATGTCATTTGTAGAAGGCATAGATGCCTCTTTTAGAGCAgtccttagatttttttttctcgctgCTTGGAAATTAAAGTTCCCTCCCCAACAATATGAGCATTCACTAATTGTGTGCATCGTGATTCAATTTAAACGTTAATGACCAACGGTTGATGTAGAACTGTGTCACTTTCATGAATAATCAGAGTTGATGGATTGTATCTGACTTTGGCTTCTTGTATTGTTTCAGAGGAAAAGGCAATTGCTCAATCTTGTGTGAAAACTACAGGTACTCGGCTACGTTTGAGCTGCATGCCATGAGGCAATAGACTTATTGGCCAGGCTCTCATTGTCGCTTGTTGAAGCATTTGTCAACCACTCAAATGGAGTAAAGATGATGAGGAGCTACAGAATATGGTTTGGCTGTGTTATTCTTTAATGAATAAATCAGGCCTTGCCTTTGTCAATTACCTACGTAGTTAGTTTGATTGTCCATTTGATATTTTAACCAAAACTGGATATGCCAAAAGGTTCTACATAACATGTGCCTGAATATGAATTTCATCTCATGACCATCCCATTAacattctcttcctttttcttatatatatatatatatatatatatatatgataagcaAAACCATATTAATTGactaatatatatatcacaCGAGCTCTTGGAATACCTAAATATATTCTACAGTATCCATTATCTTAAGTTGTAAACCCAAATTAATTGAATCATAAAGATCACATTCGCTCTTGGAGTGCCGGTTCTACATTCTCTTTTTGGGTTGCCCTCTTAGCCTCCACGGTCCCTCTCCACTACCTTTGACTACAATTCGTTGTCTATTGGCCGAAATCTTTTTTCCCAcaacatccaaaaaaaaaaaatccaaaggaGTTTTAGGTTGAAACAATCAACCTCAAGTAAATGCTTCTtccatattctctctctctctctctctctctctctctctctctctctctctctcttgtaaaTGCTCCCCCCCTACCATTTGCATGCCTAAATGAAAAACCAaagtctcggcctacaatgaaATGCGTGTCtcaataattt contains the following coding sequences:
- the LOC133879152 gene encoding probable leucine-rich repeat receptor-like protein kinase At1g35710, with the translated sequence MVFLAWATCFLFFYAAHFVAASQSSALQLEANALLATGWWRSINYTNNISSRCEWLGITCNVAGSVTEIDMSSSTRFYLEGGEMSQFNLSCFPNLVRLDLCNTGLQGSIPVEIGTLSKLTYLDLSYNALTGELPLSVTNLTQLVMFNVSFNQIIGSIPTSLSLLIHLTHFDLYHNQINGSISSTLDNLTNLKVLNLAFNQITGPIPSTLSDLTNLKVLSLYSNQINGPIPSTLGNLTNLKYLYLDSNQINGSIPPEIGNMKNLTMLYLSNNSLIGPIPSTLGNLTNLEYLYLDSNQINGLIPSTLGNLTRLRELCLQSNQINGPIPSILGDLTNLKVLSLYSNQITGPIPSTLSNLTNLKRLYLHSNQINGSIPPELGNLHSLENLNLSHNFISGEAPVELGSIDNLRSLDLSSNNLIGNIPNSYSSIQTINLSYNSLCGNFTGFPLCPPTRNKSIVTKAKICVPIAISLGFLIVGGFLLCRRMVKKPHFESRKETKHGNLFSIWNYDGHIAYEDIIEATEDFDIKYCIGVGGYGSVYKAKLPGGKVIALKKLHRLEAENLTFDMSFRNEVKVLTEVRHRNIIKLHGFCLHKRCMFLVYEYMENGSLFCILNNDVEAIELDWSKRLNIIKGTAHALSYMHHECIPAIVHRDITSNNILLNNKLEAFVSDFGTAKLLDPDSSNQTLVAGTYGYIAPELAYTMKVTEKCDVYSFGVVALEIIMGRHPTELLASLSSSSSQNMMLHEILDQCLPPPNHLVQQDIFLVASIAFACLHEKPKSRPTMKCVSQEFLSQKKPIAKPLQALSLWQLRNQKMYMI
- the LOC133879168 gene encoding pentatricopeptide repeat-containing protein At1g62350-like produces the protein MGSLKFHFPRVGLLKNASKPYPRSSVVTRGGPKKPLWRKSVLSSEAIQAVHSLKLARSSAPRLQQVFNASLTRLLKADLLDTLAELQRQNHLDLALQVFQFVRKEEWYEPDLLIYCDMILLLGKNKLLEMAEELLSELKKEGLEPSTRAFAEMIGAYMQLGMIEKAMETYESMKASSCAPDRLTFMILIRNLEKAGKEEVPAVVKKECAEYVDSPEKFLEEVEQKYVRNLSLYALMLIIFCSTAQAKVIFPMSLY